The DNA window CATCTTGTCATGCCCATCTTCATGTTTTCCttctggaaatttttttttgtttatcacTTGCATTGTCTTTGCTATGGTAGACAAGGCCCCAGCCATCTTCATTTGAAAGTTCATGAGCTTGGTCTGAGTAGACATGGAGGTGACTTTGGAACTGACTGCATATGTGCGGTTCTTCTGCTTCCTCAGCTGGACCAACTGGTTGGCTAGGTTCTTACATGCCTCCCAGTTACCACTCTTTGCCATTTTCTTGATGTCTGCTTCCATTTGCTTCTCTTGCTTCTCCAGAGCCGCTCTCTTCTCTTGTGATCTGTCTCTGGGTGCCACGTAACTCCCTTGACTGTTCCTTGATGATGTCGTCGACAGTCGTCTTCTTGAACAAGGAAGCCATCGTTTTGCTTTGAAAACGACTCTTATATAAAATACGAAGGTTACGGAGCTACACTGAAACGTCTCCTGGCATAAATAAGCTCAGTGTTTGAATGAACGAGAAGCCGGTGTTAGTATAGCAGTCTCGGTCGTGTCTTCCtccagtgcaagaaatattatataaaagtggaaaaaaagcagcgtttttaacctggacttaaaaacatgcacacttggggctgacgtcacttctgttggcaacttattccatttgtgcgcagcataatagctaaatgctgcttcaccatgtttgctttggactctgtgctccactatttgacccgagtctgtcgatcttgGAGCCCGACTggttttatatttcattagcatttatttcttGTATTCAGGATCtaaaccattcatccatccattttcaataccgctttatcctcacaagggtcgcgggtgggctggtggagcctatcccagccattttcgggtgggaggcggggtacaccttgaactgtaTACCAGAACCACCGGCCCCCACGCCCAACCCCTCCACCCCCAACCCAGCGAGTCCCACTGCCCCCACCACCCCGGGAGAGCATGTGGGCCCCAGCCagcccaacgcaggagccagcagCCACCCAAAAATGGTAATAGCCCGCCAAAGCGAGCCCATGTTAACTGCCCGTCGTGAGCAAGGATGGGCGAAGGGCGCCAAGAGAGGGGACAGGAAGGTGGGGCCAAAAAGGGCAGGGGGTGGTGACTTCAGAATtaactttctgaagttattcGAGGGATGTTTCGgttattgaaaaatgtttcagtCGTTTTTTATTCAGCTTATAATGGGATGAATATAACCTACTGTAGTAGTTGTAAAATGTATCATTAATATCCTGTGGTAATTGAGTAAATTTTCCATTTGAATCTTGGACATatgtaattagtgttttttctttgttacgttGAAGTTCGTTTGCaagaaattttcctgatttattattgtgggcAAAAGGAGTGTATCTTGGCTGTTGTAATAGGAACTCCGTTCTTTTTTATGATATGCAATCAAGTTGTTGTTTAGCATTATAAGGTTGGTTCCTAAGTAGGTCTGTCGGATTCATTGCGTATTCCTCTGTGAGTTGTTTGATTTTAATCTCCAATTCGCTTTATAatttttgtgagtttttttcttgtagAGTATGACATTATTTTGACTCTTAATTACAGCCTTCCCTGTTTCCCAAATTAAGGATGGGGATATAGTTGTGGAATCATTCATATTTAGAGAATCTTCCCATTCCTTCCTTTACAAATTTATTGAATTCTGGATCTTTCAGTTGAAAAGTATTAAAGCGCCGGCCTGGAGAAGGTATCACGTTGGATTCAAGTTTGAGACGGAGAGAAATTGGAGCATGATCGATAATTattattgaatgtattttgGAAGTGCCGTTTTAAGCAATTTAGTTATTTGTGAGAATGTAGTAAATTCTAGAGAAGGAGCGGTGAACTAAAGTGGGTTCcttttttgtatgatttatttttttattttattttatttttgctccaTATGTCAGCGAGTCCGCATTCGTGCATAGATTCATCTAATATTTGGGAATACTGGTTGTTTGGATTAAATTTTTTAGGGGGAGCGGTCTATGGTTGGATAATACTATATTAAAGTCACCACCgataataattgtttaattagttgacaaattggtcagatgtaaaaaaaaaaaaataaatttgtgtGAATAAAAGTTCGATCATCAATATTAGGGGTGTATAAATTAACTGTGTataatttgttaaatatagttgAATGAACAATTATGTATCGCCCCTCTGGGTCAATTGTGCTATttagtaaaaagtagtccattATGGATTTGTATTAAGACTCCTCGTCTGCTGTTATAGCTAGCTGAAAAGGACTGCCTGAAATTTAAATCTGATTGGTAATTTTCTTCAGATTTTGACAAATGGTTTCTTGTATGAAGAAGAGattcaattttaattttgtgatataatccataatcttaatattCTTTACCTGGGAACGAATGCTATTTACATTCCATGAGACAAAGGTTATGCTTGACATTGTTTAGTGTACAATTGTTAAGTGAATGTGGGATGTGTTATCATCTATATGTATGTGAGAAAGGTTGCTAACTCTCAGAAATATTGTCTAATGTGAACTTTCTTACTGTGTAGCTGGTAATATGAAGTTGTGTTGGGAGATATGTATTGAGGTATTGAATGTGTTTTATGAGTTCAGCatggaaaaaacatgaaaacggAAGACAAGGTAATATATCACGAGTGACGAATGGAAGCACAAGTAGCATTCGAATACATTTGCGTACGGGGGAGGGGccataaagaaggaaaaaagaagtACCAAAGAGAAACAAGGGAAATGACCCATGTCAGTGAGTGGAGGGTGCAATAAGATGTGcgcaattcccttttttttcccccctaaacaAATTACTAAACGTTTTTTCTACACTATATACCAACTAGAGCATATTTGAAAAGAATACTCCTCTATGAGAAGAGCCAAGGGGTGACTTTGGAATCGCAGAACAGTTGATAATTTTTGGATAATTTGTCCACAAACATTGAGGCGTGTTTTCCTTCTTGCCGGTCATTCTTCATTGGAGGGTACAGGACTTTGCGTCGCTCCTGATTTCGGGTGGAAACTGGTCATTCATCCCAAACTGTGTACCCTTCAACTCCCGTGCTTTTGACTTTACCAAGACTTTCTGCTGCAAATGTTCGAATTTGGCGATGATTGGATGGGAATGACTCCCTGCTTGCGGTTCTCCGGGCTTGTGTACTCGGTGGAAGGTAATGTTTGCGAGTGTCTCCTTCGGGATTTTCAGCGCTGTTGATaagaaggttttttttatttgagcctCTGGATCATCAGGTGTACACTCGGAAATGCCGGAAAAACTGAGGTTATCCAGCATGCTTCTTGACTGGAAGTCCAGCATTGcttctttgattttattttattttttcccccctcccccttgaGAACTTCTACCTCCGTTGTCATCGCTTTCATGGCTGACTGAAGTTCAGCATTGTCTTATTTTAGCTCTCTGACTTGTTGGTGTGGGAACTCCAAGCTGGTTTTGAGCTCCTTAATCTCCTGGTGTAATAGATCGAGAAGTGATCGCTTAATTGTCAATGGAGGAGAGGACTTGAATATGGGCGTCGGGAGAGCAAAGTTGTAAATCGTCAGCTGCTAGTAGACAAGTtagcttttcattttttcagCGGATTGCTGCGATCGTCATGGTGGGTTCCGCTAGCTTGCATGACGAAGCGATCGAAAGATCTTTTGATGAAATCTTCGAGTGGTTCCACGATGGTATCTTGGCATCAACAGGGATTGGAAAaagtaatcaataataatcagcctcctaataagagaaaaaaacaatggatgAGGAGGAAATTAAGTCTCCGGGTTGCTAATCTGATTTTGCACCGTAGCCGTCAAAATTTTGCCTGGGAAATCTCGCAGTCTCTCACGGTGTCGGAGCATGTCGTACGTCACCTCTCTCAAACAATCCAGTCTTTTGAGTGAACGTACTGAAGAATCACTTCATGAATTGATCCGTTCCTTCCTCACTTTAGTTGAGCACAGCCGCGAGCCTGTGGCCAGCACAAAAGTTGCCCGCAAACGGCACCACATTCGCAGAAGCCGACAACCGTGTCTGAGTACGCACAGGATTTACCGACGAGGGGGCACCGCGGCGGGGGCTTCATGGGGCGTTGCGGTGTCTATATTTTGCTGAACAGCAGCTATGACGCTAcatcaaaatgttttcacatgAAACCAGAccgtggtgcaaaaaaagaTTTGGGGTCACAGTCCTAGTAAAGTGTGCAAAATCAGCTGACCGCAGTGTCCCATTCTGCAAGTCAGGGGCGGTGCTACCTTAAATGGCACCCTGTGCAAGATCCCTCGATGCCCCCTCCCcaatcatcttcctcctcctcatcattgCTAATAACATACTATAGGCTGGCTAGTGGTGGGCAAGTGAAGCCTCATGAAGCACTGAGGCTTTCCTAACAATTGTGCCGAAAAAGATTCAAAGCTTCAAGACTTCAGTGActgtgacatctggtggacaactgaagcCATAGCAACCTCTCAAGAACACGATTGAAGCACTGACACCGTTtcccatgacagcaataaaagttcagaaaagtctgtatggtcattcaagtgttttgttcattcataccaaataatgattatatcgtcattacaataaaatatggaGCTGCTCTCCCCAACACTCTTAAAACGCATTCCATATTAACCCgaagaataaatgcaaattacaTTTAAGGGTTAAATGTTGTTTGGTTGTCATTGGCTCAGAATGCGTTGAGACGCCATtagccaaacacacacactgaaagacgatcagccaatgaaaagcttcaaaacattttgaaggaatgaAGCGCGAAGCTTCGAACGTCATCGGTCACGTGACACTGGTGTTTTGATACAAGCTCCGACACAGCGTTTCGAATCATCCCGCTTCAGGAAGAGTGACATAAGCTCCAAAGCCTCGGGATCATTTGCCCATAACTAAGGCTGGCACAACCACGGTCCTTCCATTTTGCCATTATTcagccatgcatccattttccgtaccgctttatcctcacaagggtcgcgggcgtgctggagcctatcccagccatcttcgagcaagaggcggcgtacaccctgaactggtcaccagccaatcgcagcatttttccattaatgacaaataaataacatgacAATTTTCTCATGGGGTGATAAAATAAGTatctataattaattaattatgattaaagTCAGTCTATTATTACATAAGTGTATATATGCAAGTTATGAAATAATATACAACGCGTCTATAAATGAATGTCTATTTCTACAGGTATGTATGTACAGGCTATTTCCTGCACTAGCTGTGAACTGGACCAGACgactaataataaaatgttaagcACGTAAAAAGATCTAAAAAGAGAAGAAACCGTTATTAGGTCattaacaaaaacaagttttactcctttatttgtacataaaatcatgttttttttttttagtatgtcTACAAACAAACCTAAGTTCATCTATTGAGGTCGGtgggtcataaaaaaaaaaaagagcaccaagcaacaacctctggtgctcaTTTGAGGACCagcccaatgttttttttttttagcagaaagTATACAAGTTGTCAGTATTATGTCACTTGAAATTATTCACAGGGGctgattgaaaacaaaataaaagcaaatacaagcaACGCAAACTGTTCAATGTggtatagttacatatttacaaaatatgacattcCATCAAAGCACATGTTGAATAAAGGGTTCATAACAAACTAAAAGCAGGTGAGGgaatcatgtacagtatccctcacaAACTTTAAACGTCGATGTTGGGATGAATGCGGTGAGGCTttgcaaaattattttgaactgtatatttttgtattcatttcacgGATGCTGAAATTGTTTACAAGAGGCCactgtgacaataaaaaaaacctataaAGAAAAATTTCCAAATGCCAAACCAGGATTATgcagggtccactgtattaccTTTATTGatacttgtttttattaaatattattttccactttttcacattttattgttgttgaccTGCCCAATTTTAATTATCAAACTCATCTGGCTTTCTCATTAACCTTAAATATAAACCATAATACAGAacattaaagtcaaaatatgagaaaatatttgtgtttatcTTCTTGTCTTTCAGACATCACTGAAGATCTTCGTACTGGGgggcaggagccagagccccctcacattaaagaggacgtggaggacgaagaggtccaccacatcaaagaggaagaggagcccatTTCGATTAAAAAAGAGAAGGGAGAAGCATGCccccacatcaaagaggaggaggagcctaTTGCgattaaaaaagaagaggaagaagtgtGCCCcgacatcaaagaggaagaggatatcaccaagtttccatcgactggtgtccctttgaagagtgaagatggtcagagtgaggagagcagaggggcgaAGCCTCCAAGCCGCAGCTCAGgccaacacatgacaacagaagctgatggagaccactgtggacgATTACAAGCAGActgcctcttagctccactttCAGATATTGTTGGCATGACGTCACACTCTCTTCACACTGATGTTTACAACCGGAAGTCAGAAGGTGATATGACGtatcacactgacaacaaacaatggaaatgttctcattgtgggaaaacattttctaaaaagAGCAAGTTCAAAGAACacgtgagaacacacactggagaaaaacctttttcctgctcagtttgtggtcaaagattcactcggaAGGGACActtgaaaagacacacaagaactcacactggagagaaactttTTTCCTGCCCagattgtggtaaaagattcactcagaagacaaacttaaaaaaacacacaacaacacacactggtgagaaacctttttcctgcttagtttgcggtcaaagattctctaaaaagacaagtttaaaaatacacacaagaacccacactggtgagaaaccgttttcctgcacagtttgtggtcaaagattctctgtgaaggaaaACTTAAAGattcacacaagaacacacactggtgagaaacctttttcctgcacagtttgtggtcaaagattcactcggaagggaaacttaaaaaagcacacaagatcccacactggtgagaaacctttttcctgctccaaGCTGGTTTTGAACTCCTTAATCTCCTGGTGTAATAGATCGAGAAGTGATAGCTTCTTGTCAGTGGAGGAGAGGACTTGAATATGGGTGTCGGGAGAGCAAAGTTGTAAATCTTCAGCAGCTAGTAGATGAGTTAGCCTTTCATCTTTTCAGCGGATTGCTGCGGTCCTAGTACTAGCTGTGAACTGGCCCAGACTAAgactaataataaaatgtaaagcacACGTAAAGAGATCACAAAAGAGAAGAAAGCTATGTAACGGACACGCCattaaagatgacacccagtaACCCCCAGTCTCGTGCTATTCGGCATACCTGCCCCTTTTGGGTGCCTGACAAG is part of the Phyllopteryx taeniolatus isolate TA_2022b chromosome 23, UOR_Ptae_1.2, whole genome shotgun sequence genome and encodes:
- the LOC133472529 gene encoding zinc finger and SCAN domain-containing protein 2-like isoform X7, producing the protein MFARRTAEYEEELWGPKVEKEPRRQLLDAVFNLQPRIVLRRADITEDLRTGGQEPEPPHIKEDVEDEEVHHIKEEEEPISIKKEKGEACPHIKEEEEPIAIKKEEEEVCPDIKEEEDITKFPSTGVPLKSEDGQSEESRGAKPPSRSSGQHMTTEADGDHCGRLQADCLLAPLSDIVGMTSHSLHTDVYNRKSEGDMTYHTDNKQWKCSHCGKTFSKKSKFKEHVRTHTGEKPFSCSVCGQRFTRKGHLKRHTRTHTGEKLFSCPDCGKRFTQKTNLKKHTTTHTGEKPFSCLVCGQRFSKKTSLKIHTRTHTGEKPFSCTVCGQRFSVKENLKIHTRTHTGEKPFSCTVCGQRFTRKGNLKKHTRSHTGEKPFSCSKLVLNSLISWCNRSRSDSFLSVEERT